From the Drechmeria coniospora strain ARSEF 6962 chromosome 02, whole genome shotgun sequence genome, the window TCTCTCGCGTCGGCAAGCCTCGTCAACAGCGCCGCTGGGCGtcgaccgccgccggcgcagccCCTGCAAAATCGGGCACATCGCCGCCTCTCCACGGCAACCCCGGTACCCGAAACAACGATGCCGTCCTCCGCGAGCTCTTCGATGCCCCCTCGGGCAGGGCCTTTGCGGCCTTCAGCCTCAAGAAGAACCAGGGCTTGTTCAAGAATCGGTTCTTGACGAGCCCCGATGGCTTCCTCCTGTTTGCCCAGAAGAATCTCGAGAGGGCCACCAAGATTGTGCACCGagtcttggccgcctcgagcaCGGCCGAGTATCAGGCCATCGTCAGGGACCTCGACCGGCTCAGCGACCTGCTGTGTCGCGTTCTCGACCTCTCCGACTTCGTCCGCATGACGCACCCCGACGTCAGGTTTcagcaggccgccgccgccgcctggtcCATGGTCTATCAGTACATGAACCAGCTCAACACCATGACGGGACTCAACAACCAGCTCGGGGAGGCGCTGTCGCGACCCGACGTGACGGCCGCCTGGTCCGAGGAGGAAAAGAGTGTTGCCGAGCTGCTGAAGCTCGACTTCATGAAATCGGCCGTCAATCTGCCCAAGGAGTCTCGCGACCGCTTCGTCGATTTATCCTCTCGCATCAGCGACATCGGCTCCGCCTTCGTCCAAGGCATGGAGCCGGAGACGAAGGAGGTCACCCTCCCGTCCCATCGCTTCTACGGCCTCTATCCGGGTCTGGCCGCCACTCTCAAGGTCCGGTCGCAAATCTCCATTGCCACCACCGGATCCGAGGCGGCCGCTGCCCTCCAGAGCGTctacgacgaggagacgcGCAAGGAGATCTACCTCGCCCAGCGAAAAGCGTCACGGAAAACCATCAAGCGGCTGGAAATGATGCTCAAGCTGAGGTCCGAATTGGCcagcctcgccggcttcgagagCCACGGTCACATGGCGCTCAAGGACAGGATGATGGCCAAGTCACCCGCCTCGGTCATGAAGTTCTTGCTCGCCCTTCGGAATCACAACGCGCCGACGATAGAGTATGAGCTGCGGGAGCTCTTGGAAAAGAAGCGTGAGAGGCTCGCCATGCCCGACAGCGAACTGCAGCCTTGGGACAGAGACTTTTACATGGAAAAAATAAGGACCGACATGCGGTCCCGCGTCCGTCACGAGGACCAGCTGACCGCCTTCTTttccgtcggcaccgtcatgcAAGGGCTGTCCCGCCTGTTCGATCGTCTCTACGGCGTAACCTTTGTCCCGCGAGAGACCCTTCCCGGCGAGACATGGCACCCGGACGTCAAGCGACTGGACGTCATGTCCGATGACGGAGAACCGCTGGCCGTCCTCTACTGCGACCTTTTCTACCGCCCGCAAAAGTCCCCGAATCCCGCCCACTTCACCGTACGGTGCTCGCGAGAAATCCTACCctccgaggtcgacgaggccgccgaggacctGGCCAGCATGCCCATGttcgactcggccgagcaggccgccaacgacggcatGGAGACGTGGTCGCGAAACGGACAGCTCAAGCAGCTCCCCACCATCGCACTCGTCTGCGATTTCCCCAAGAACGACAACGCCCGCGAACCGGCTTTCCTCTCCTACTACTCGGTCGAGACGCTCTTCCACGAAATGGGCCACGCCATCCACTCCATCCTTGCCCGGACCAGCTTCCAAAACGTATCGGGCACCCGCTGCGCTACCGACTTTGCCGAGCTGCCGTCGACACTCATGGAGCacttcgccgccgacccgACGGTCCTTTCTCTCTTTGCCCGCCACTGGAAGACGGATCGGCCGCTACccttcgacctcgtccgcgaGCGCATCAAGGTCTCCAAGCGCTTCGGAGGCATCGACACGGAGCACCAgatcctcctcgccatcgtcgaccagGCATACCACGCCCCCGACGTTGCCAGCCCGTCGTTTGACTCGACCCGGACATTCCACGAGATCCAACGCGCCTTCGCCCACGGACCGCGCGACCCGCCCGAAACGTGCTGGCAGGGGTTTTTCGGTCATCTTAACAGCTACGGTAGCACCTATTACAGCTATCTCTTCGACCGCgtgctcgccgagcgcgtcTGGCGCGTCGTCTTCGATGCAGGCAgggacggcgccgccatcagCCGTGAGAATGGCGAGCGGCTCAAGGAGAACCTGCTCAAGTGGGGAGGGGGAAGGGATCCCTGGCTGTGCCTCTCCGACACCCTGCAGGATGAGAGGCTGGCGCCTGGAGACGAAGAATCGATGGCACTGGTTGGCAGCTGGGGCATCAAGGATGACAAGCTTCGAACCTGATTCAACAGTACACTGAGCGAGCGTCTCTCGTGTGGACGGCGATGAATTCTGCACCAGTAGAGCCTTGCATATTCGCATTTACCATCTTCAAGAATGGGAGGGTGCCTAAAAAGTTTCAATCAGGCAAGGCGCGTGTTGGAAGTATCGACAGACGAGCCCAGTACCGTCACCATGATGAATGTGACCTTGACTGTCTTCTTCCAACCAACCAGTCCAATACCATATATATCCTTTGTGGAAAATCTATCTAATTATCCCCTATTTGGTTCCGCTCAAACCTTTGGGTGCCATGGAGCCACATGCTTCgtatgtacatacagtatatACAGCATTGCGCAGTGC encodes:
- a CDS encoding Mitochondrial intermediate peptidase; the protein is MLTPQARVVWVCTRCISRVGKPRQQRRWASTAAGAAPAKSGTSPPLHGNPGTRNNDAVLRELFDAPSGRAFAAFSLKKNQGLFKNRFLTSPDGFLLFAQKNLERATKIVHRVLAASSTAEYQAIVRDLDRLSDLLCRVLDLSDFVRMTHPDVRFQQAAAAAWSMVYQYMNQLNTMTGLNNQLGEALSRPDVTAAWSEEEKSVAELLKLDFMKSAVNLPKESRDRFVDLSSRISDIGSAFVQGMEPETKEVTLPSHRFYGLYPGLAATLKVRSQISIATTGSEAAAALQSVYDEETRKEIYLAQRKASRKTIKRLEMMLKLRSELASLAGFESHGHMALKDRMMAKSPASVMKFLLALRNHNAPTIEYELRELLEKKRERLAMPDSELQPWDRDFYMEKIRTDMRSRVRHEDQLTAFFSVGTVMQGLSRLFDRLYGVTFVPRETLPGETWHPDVKRLDVMSDDGEPLAVLYCDLFYRPQKSPNPAHFTVRCSREILPSEVDEAAEDLASMPMFDSAEQAANDGMETWSRNGQLKQLPTIALVCDFPKNDNAREPAFLSYYSVETLFHEMGHAIHSILARTSFQNVSGTRCATDFAELPSTLMEHFAADPTVLSLFARHWKTDRPLPFDLVRERIKVSKRFGGIDTEHQILLAIVDQAYHAPDVASPSFDSTRTFHEIQRAFAHGPRDPPETCWQGFFGHLNSYGSTYYSYLFDRVLAERVWRVVFDAGRDGAAISRENGERLKENLLKWGGGRDPWLCLSDTLQDERLAPGDEESMALVGSWGIKDDKLRT